The following proteins are co-located in the Ailuropoda melanoleuca isolate Jingjing chromosome 13, ASM200744v2, whole genome shotgun sequence genome:
- the PPP1R27 gene encoding protein phosphatase 1 regulatory subunit 27 has protein sequence MPSRTSRYARYSPRQRRRRLLADRSVRFPNDVLFLDHIRQGDLEQVGRFIRARKVALDTIHPSGLAALHEAVLSGNLECVKLLVKYGADIHQRDETGWTPLHIACSDGYPDIARYLISLGADREAANDDGDLPSDLIDPDFKDLVELFKGTKMD, from the exons ATGCCCAGCAGGACCAGCCGCTATGCCCGGTACAGCCCACGGCAGCGGCGCAGACGGCTGCTGGCAGACCGCAGCGTGCGCTTCCCGAACGACGTCCTGTTCTTAGACCACATCCGCCAAGGGGACCTGGAACAGGTAGGGCGCTTTATCCGGGCTCGGAAAGTCGCCCTGGACACCATCCACCCCTCAG GCCTGGCCGCCCTGCACGAGGCTGTGCTCTCTGGAAACCTGGAGTGTGTGAAGCTGCTGGTCAAATACGGGGCTGACATCCACCAGCGGGACGAGACTGGCTGGACGCCCCTGCATATCGCCTGCAGCGACGGATACCCGGACATAGCCAG GTACCTCATTTCCctgggggcagacagagaggcagccaaCGACGATGGAGATCTGCCCTCAGACCTCATCGACCCAGACTTCAAGGACCTGGTGGAGCTCTTCAAGGGGACCAAGATGGACTGA